Sequence from the Flavobacterium sp. TR2 genome:
ACTCCTTATTATACAAAAAGAGAAAGAGTTGCTCTTGCTCTAGCCGAAGCAGTAAATGCCTGCGATGTTCCAGACGAAATTTACGAAATTGCAAAAGCCGAATTTACAGAACAAGAATTGATTGATCTTGCACTTGCCGTTGCGGCTATTAATGCCTGGAATCGTCTTAACATCACATTTGCCAACACGCCAGGATCTTATAGAGTGGGACAATTTGGATAAATCATTATTGATTTTTGTTTTCTAAAAACAATTAACTTTATACAGCTTAAAACAGATTATTCAATTATAAAAACATAAAAAAATGAATGAGTTTTTATTGATTTTTAGAAGAGATTTTAAAACAAAAGAAGCACAGCCCTCTCCAGAAGAATACCAAGAGCATTTGCAGCAATGGCAAAACTGGTTCGGGAGTCTTGCGGCTCAAGATAAATTGGCAAGACCTTTACAGCGCTGGGATGGGCAGGGAAAACTTGTAAATTCGAATAAAGGAATTACAGACGGACCTTTTGTCGAAATCAAAGAATCTATTGGCGGATTAATCATTATTAAAGCCAAAGATTATGACGAAGCTGCCGAAATCGCACAAGGATGTCCTGTTTTGAATTTTGGCGGAAATGTCGAAATTAGAATGGCCGTTTAGATTAAAAAACCACCTTATATAAAAATGCCTTTGTATCTTTACTTAGGCATTTTTTTCCTTAGAATATGGAGCACAAAGAACTTATACCCAATTTATTTAGAACCGAGTATCAAAAAATAGTTTCAGTTCTCTGCAGCTTATTCGGAATTCAGCATATCGAAATCGCCGAAGATATTGTAAGCGATACTTTTTTAGCAGCTTCAGAAACTTGGGCCATCAAAGGAATTCCAGAAAATCCAACTGCCTGGCTGTATACCGCAGCAAAAAACAAAACCAAAAACTACCTGAAAAGAAATAACGTCTTTGAAACCAAAATTGTTGCCGAAATAAAACACAACACTT
This genomic interval carries:
- a CDS encoding YciI family protein, whose translation is MNEFLLIFRRDFKTKEAQPSPEEYQEHLQQWQNWFGSLAAQDKLARPLQRWDGQGKLVNSNKGITDGPFVEIKESIGGLIIIKAKDYDEAAEIAQGCPVLNFGGNVEIRMAV